Genomic segment of Populus nigra chromosome 14, ddPopNigr1.1, whole genome shotgun sequence:
CTCCTACACTGCTGCCACCCCGGACAGCATACCTGATGATTTACTTGAGGAAACATCTGATTTACAAAGAGAAAGAAGCTGCTACACCTCTGCCACTACTTGCAAGAAATGCCCTTGCCTCTGCAAAAACCACTTCTACTGCTGCCACTTTAGATGATGTACTTGATGACAACATACTTGATGATTTACTTTGAGGAAACATCTAATTTACAAGAGAAAGAGGTTGCTACGCCTCTGCCACTACTTGCAAGAAATGCCTGTCGCTTCGGCAAAAACCACTTCTGCTGCCACTCAAGATGACGTACTTGATGATTTACTTGAGGAAACATCTAATTTGTCAAACCAAAACAATTTGCATCAGCCTCTAGAAATGAAGGCTGCATCTTTTGAAATTCAATCTTCTTCTCTCCGTCTGTCAGTAAGTCGAAGTTTTGGATTGACTTTGATGCATCGTCGGATACAATTAACTGCTTGTAATTTTACCAAACCCCAACCATGTATCTTTATTTGTTGTGCTTAATGCAATACAAGGATGTATACTTCCAAGCTGCTACATGGATTCTGTgttttacaagtaaaaaaatatttaggcatTTTCCAATGTTACATCTGCAGCTAAGGTTTTCAACCACTCTGCCATGCATTTTCTCTTGACACCTTAGTTATTCAATAACGTATTTCCCACCTTTCCATGTACTAATTTAGGTGGCCTGTCATGTAAGAGAGGTGAGATGTAAATAAGTGGTTCCATGTGATGCAAAGAAGTCTTTTTCCTCAACCCCAGCAGAAAAATGCCAACATGTGTTACCAAGAACCAGCTGTGCACTTAAATTTGCAGAAGTCAACAAGGGCATGACAAGTTCTGTAGCATTTTGCCTCCATTACATTATGAAAGACAAAAAATTGCCAGAGCAGAAGTCAGGCTGGCATAACAAATAGAGAGAAGTAGAACTTGATCTTCCAATCTCCTTAAAGTTCCACAAATCATtggaaggagaagaaaacagcaaaaaaaaaataaaatccactgtgtatttctttctttctataacaaaattataatctcaaatctaaaacaggaaaaaagaaaaagaagaagaaaaagataaaaaaaaaaaaaaagaaaaggaaatcaatTAGTTTGCTAGACAAGCACAAAATTGCAGAAAAATCAAAGCCATAAGGCTCCAGCTTCTTTCAAAATAGGAACCAATTCTCCAGAAATATGAGCAGCCATAAGTTTATCCAATCCACCAAACAACTTTCCACCAATAAAAAGAGCAGGAAACTGTACTTTCTTCTTACTCCCCTTTCCACCATCATTGCAGATCATTTCCAATTCTTCTAAGACACTAATCTCATCAGCCTCATCAATCTCATAAACTGCTGGATTCACACCAAGCCCTAGAAGCAAACGTTTCGCTACAAGGCTCATGCAGCATCCACGTCTAGCAAACACTATGATTGCATTTTCTTGCACCATCTTGCTCATATTTCCTGACCCTTTTAGCACTTCTTGAGTTGCAACCACCCCACCATTGTTGTGGCGGGCAATAAGTTGGAAAGGGC
This window contains:
- the LOC133673510 gene encoding glutaredoxin-C9-like, encoding MQQAIPYKSWPPLYTNNKPLISPFQLIARHNNGGVVATQEVLKGSGNMSKMVQENAIIVFARRGCCMSLVAKRLLLGLGVNPAVYEIDEADEISVLEELEMICNDGGKGSKKKVQFPALFIGGKLFGGLDKLMAAHISGELVPILKEAGALWL